A DNA window from Candidatus Poribacteria bacterium contains the following coding sequences:
- a CDS encoding BMC domain-containing protein: protein MANEALGMIETRGLVGSIEAADAMVKAANVKLIGKVLVGGGYVTVMVRGDVGAVKAAVEAGAEAAKAVGELVSVHVIPRPHSEVESILPGGSGETSEI from the coding sequence ATGGCAAATGAAGCGCTTGGGATGATCGAAACGAGAGGTTTGGTCGGCTCCATCGAGGCGGCCGATGCCATGGTCAAGGCCGCCAATGTCAAGCTTATCGGCAAGGTTCTGGTCGGCGGCGGATACGTCACCGTTATGGTGAGAGGCGACGTCGGCGCCGTCAAGGCGGCAGTTGAGGCCGGAGCCGAGGCAGCTAAGGCCGTCGGTGAACTCGTATCCGTCCATGTTATACCCAGACCTCACTCCGAGGTGGAGTCCATATTGCCCGGCGGCTCAGGCGAGACAAGCGAAATTTGA
- a CDS encoding aldehyde dehydrogenase EutE produces MAEIDQDKIREIVIQVVRSLREQGSLPERASQPSRPVVRTSREGVFDDVDEAVKVAKEAQKQLMQIGMEGRKRIIQAMRDAALKNSEMLARMAVEETQMGRYEHKVIKNQNAALYTPGVEDILPQVQTGDNGMTLVERAPFGVINAICPITNPTSTVINNGICMISAGNSIVFSPHPGAKECTIRTMTVLNQAIVEAGGPPNLMVAMREPNLRLAKQIMDHPDVDVIVATGGGSVVRAALSSGKKAIAAGPGNPPVVVDETADVAKAARDVTEGSFFDNNILCIGEKSVFVLQSVADEFIRGMIENGCYLLKGRELEAVESLVIQDGHPAREYIGKDASYILQRAGIRTRDEVKVLIFETHPDHPIVVEEFLMPIVPIVRARDFREALEMAVKTEGGNRHTAIIHSGDISRITEFARAIRTTVLVVNGPSYACVGEEGEGFVAMSMAGSTGEGFTKPSTFTRERRVTLVKGISVNTLP; encoded by the coding sequence ATGGCTGAGATAGATCAGGATAAGATAAGGGAGATCGTGATACAGGTTGTGCGCTCCCTGAGGGAACAGGGGAGCTTGCCCGAAAGGGCATCGCAGCCCTCCAGACCGGTGGTCAGAACCTCGCGGGAAGGCGTCTTCGATGATGTTGACGAGGCGGTAAAGGTCGCTAAGGAGGCTCAAAAGCAGTTGATGCAGATCGGTATGGAGGGGAGAAAACGCATAATACAGGCGATGAGGGATGCCGCCCTGAAGAACTCTGAGATGCTTGCCAGGATGGCCGTCGAGGAGACGCAGATGGGCAGATATGAGCACAAGGTGATAAAAAACCAAAATGCCGCCCTCTATACGCCCGGGGTCGAGGATATCCTCCCTCAAGTTCAGACGGGCGATAATGGTATGACCCTTGTCGAGCGCGCACCGTTCGGGGTGATAAACGCCATCTGCCCTATCACCAATCCGACCTCTACCGTGATCAACAACGGGATCTGCATGATCTCCGCCGGAAATTCCATCGTATTCAGCCCACACCCCGGCGCTAAAGAATGCACCATCAGGACGATGACGGTATTGAACCAGGCCATCGTCGAAGCAGGCGGTCCCCCGAATCTGATGGTGGCCATGCGAGAGCCAAACCTGAGGCTGGCCAAGCAGATAATGGATCATCCCGATGTGGACGTGATAGTCGCCACAGGCGGTGGCAGCGTCGTGAGGGCGGCGCTTTCAAGCGGCAAAAAGGCCATAGCTGCCGGTCCTGGAAATCCACCCGTTGTGGTGGATGAGACCGCGGACGTGGCAAAGGCGGCCAGAGATGTGACCGAAGGCTCCTTCTTCGACAACAATATCCTCTGTATAGGGGAGAAATCTGTCTTCGTCCTCCAGAGCGTCGCGGACGAGTTCATCAGAGGGATGATCGAAAACGGGTGTTATCTGTTGAAAGGACGCGAGCTGGAGGCGGTCGAATCCCTGGTCATTCAGGACGGACATCCCGCTAGAGAATATATAGGCAAGGATGCCTCCTATATCCTTCAACGAGCTGGCATCAGAACAAGGGATGAGGTCAAGGTGTTGATATTCGAAACACATCCAGATCATCCGATCGTGGTCGAGGAGTTCCTGATGCCGATCGTCCCGATAGTCAGGGCCAGAGATTTCAGGGAGGCGCTCGAGATGGCCGTCAAAACCGAGGGCGGCAATAGACATACGGCGATCATCCACTCCGGAGACATATCCAGGATAACCGAGTTCGCGAGGGCGATCCGGACGACCGTGCTTGTGGTCAACGGGCCTTCATACGCGTGCGTCGGAGAGGAAGGAGAAGGATTCGTAGCCATGTCGATGGCAGGATCAACAGGGGAGGGATTTACCAAACCCTCCACGTTTACCCGCGAAAGGCGTGTAACCCTGGTTAAAGGCATCTCAGTCAACACCCTTCCATAA
- a CDS encoding SagB/ThcOx family dehydrogenase gives MGRLILTGTVIIFALFSCKERDQDIGMESGSEIELPNPRYRSDVSLEEVLLKRRSVRDYTDEPLTLQEVSQLLWAAQGITDPRGFRTSPSAGATYPLETYLVAGNVDGLAPGLYRYVPGRHVIVKLMDGDLRSQLSKAALGQECVKRGAIDIVFTAIYERTTWRYGRRGIRYVHIEIGHAAQNVYLQAAALNLGTVAVGAFHDNKVRKILNLPKGEEPLYIMPVGRRRR, from the coding sequence ATGGGCAGGTTGATCCTGACAGGAACGGTCATCATATTCGCCCTCTTTTCGTGTAAGGAGAGGGATCAAGATATAGGTATGGAATCCGGATCGGAGATAGAGCTCCCCAACCCCAGATACCGAAGCGACGTTTCCCTCGAGGAGGTACTGCTCAAGAGAAGATCCGTGCGAGATTACACCGATGAGCCGCTCACGCTCCAGGAGGTCTCACAGTTGCTGTGGGCAGCTCAGGGCATTACCGACCCGCGCGGATTCAGGACCTCCCCCTCCGCCGGGGCCACGTATCCTCTCGAGACCTACCTTGTGGCGGGAAACGTCGATGGACTCGCCCCGGGGCTGTATCGTTATGTTCCGGGTCGGCATGTGATCGTCAAACTCATGGACGGAGACCTTCGGTCACAGTTGAGTAAGGCGGCGCTGGGTCAGGAGTGCGTGAAGAGGGGAGCTATAGATATCGTGTTCACGGCCATCTACGAGAGAACCACGTGGCGATATGGCAGGCGAGGCATAAGATACGTGCATATAGAGATCGGCCATGCCGCACAGAACGTCTATCTCCAAGCCGCCGCCCTCAACCTCGGCACGGTTGCCGTGGGAGCGTTCCATGACAACAAGGTGAGGAAAATATTGAACCTGCCTAAAGGGGAGGAGCCGCTTTACATCATGCCCGTCGGAAGGAGGAGAAGATGA
- the dtd gene encoding D-tyrosyl-tRNA(Tyr) deacylase — MRAVVQRVSEASVSIDGEIVSRIGKGLLIFLGVGAGDTESDAEYLADKIANLRIFEDEKGKMNLSVLDVGGEAMVVSQFTLYGDCRKGRRPSFTQAAKPDKAQVLYSYFILRLREEGVPTREGVFQAHMKVNLTNDGPVTILLDSGKSF, encoded by the coding sequence ATGAGGGCCGTCGTTCAGAGGGTGAGCGAGGCGTCGGTCTCCATCGACGGAGAGATCGTCTCGAGGATCGGCAAAGGGTTGCTTATCTTCTTAGGCGTCGGAGCGGGCGATACGGAGAGCGACGCCGAGTATCTGGCGGACAAGATCGCCAATTTGAGGATCTTCGAGGACGAGAAGGGCAAGATGAACCTCTCCGTCCTCGATGTCGGAGGCGAGGCCATGGTGGTCTCTCAGTTCACGCTCTACGGCGATTGCCGAAAAGGGAGACGTCCCAGCTTCACCCAGGCGGCGAAACCCGATAAGGCCCAAGTCCTCTATTCCTATTTCATCCTCCGCCTCAGAGAGGAAGGCGTGCCCACCCGAGAGGGCGTGTTCCAGGCTCATATGAAGGTAAACCTCACAAATGACGGCCCCGTAACGATACTTCTGGACAGCGGGAAGTCCTTCTGA
- the xerD gene encoding site-specific tyrosine recombinase XerD has product MSPERFIGYFIDYLRVERGASPNTIASYETDLRDFLAFLESLKVRFPGDVSRDIIRGYVESLSRRGMSSSSISRHISSLRSFYRFLMAERLIDESPVDGIEPPKGWARLPTVLSIDEVERLLSVYERAERPIQLRNKAILELLYATGVRVSELVSLRTDDISADLGYLRCKGKGDKERLVPIGTPALKALEEYLKRGRPCLTGSRSQPWLFLNRNGDKLSRQAVWKVIKQAIKLAGIEKNVSPHTLRHSFATHMLERGADLRYLQEMLGHSNISTTQIYTHISRERLRDLHKTFHPRG; this is encoded by the coding sequence ATGTCCCCCGAGAGGTTCATCGGATACTTCATAGATTATCTCAGGGTTGAAAGAGGAGCCTCGCCGAACACGATCGCCTCTTATGAGACCGATCTGAGGGATTTCCTCGCCTTTCTCGAATCTCTGAAAGTGCGTTTCCCCGGCGATGTGAGTCGGGACATTATAAGGGGATACGTCGAATCGCTCAGCCGTAGGGGCATGAGCTCAAGCAGCATCTCGCGCCATATCTCCTCCCTGAGGAGCTTTTACAGATTTCTTATGGCCGAGAGACTGATCGATGAATCTCCGGTTGATGGGATCGAGCCGCCCAAGGGATGGGCGAGGCTGCCAACGGTGCTGAGCATCGATGAGGTGGAGAGACTGCTCTCGGTATATGAGAGGGCGGAGAGGCCCATCCAGCTTAGAAACAAAGCCATCCTCGAGCTGCTTTACGCCACCGGAGTGAGGGTATCGGAGCTCGTATCGCTTCGAACGGATGATATCTCGGCCGATCTGGGATATCTGAGATGCAAAGGCAAGGGGGATAAGGAACGTCTCGTGCCCATCGGCACCCCGGCTTTGAAGGCGTTGGAGGAATACCTTAAAAGGGGGCGACCTTGTCTTACAGGCTCTCGATCTCAGCCCTGGCTTTTCCTCAATCGGAATGGGGATAAGCTCAGCCGACAGGCCGTATGGAAGGTGATAAAGCAAGCCATAAAGCTGGCGGGGATAGAGAAGAACGTCTCACCTCATACCCTCAGACATTCGTTCGCCACACATATGCTTGAGCGGGGCGCCGACCTGAGATACCTTCAGGAGATGCTCGGCCATTCGAACATCTCCACCACCCAGATCTACACCCATATAAGCCGTGAGAGACTCAGAGACCTTCACAAAACCTTCCATCCCAGAGGGTAG
- a CDS encoding CCA tRNA nucleotidyltransferase translates to MKLADRLPENIRKFLRRIGRIGEDAGIQTYAVGGFVRDLILGVPNLDLDVTVEGDGKGFAEMLAREMGGEVISYDRFGTATLSLREGPIKRMDVVTARRERYPHPGALPEVEPGTIREDLFRRDFTINAMAMALNPNRFGQIVDLYGGLRDLREGIIRVLHDMSFIDDPTRLFRCVRFETRYDFVVEPHTSSLFRRAVDDEMPFKVSRQRIWHEMRLILAEDLPEKPIKRMREVGLLRFVSPDVDASDETMRLFGGIRRALDLLRKSGIEDVIDLPLVYFAAMICHFHLDAIRAICREFSLSREEERILMDSKEILGVEVGRSRSEIYRAFEGRSPESLLFLLAKTGDERVKSSVVEYLKELRHIEPIVSGDDLKKMGLKPGPIFGEILREAFDAQLDGELKSRYQLREFLISRGYIRCR, encoded by the coding sequence ATGAAGCTGGCAGATCGCCTTCCGGAAAACATCCGGAAGTTTTTGAGACGAATAGGCAGGATAGGGGAGGACGCGGGGATTCAGACGTATGCCGTCGGCGGGTTCGTCAGAGATCTCATCCTCGGCGTGCCGAACCTCGATCTGGATGTGACCGTCGAAGGGGATGGAAAGGGGTTTGCCGAAATGCTGGCCCGCGAGATGGGAGGTGAGGTGATCTCATATGATAGGTTCGGCACGGCTACTCTCTCGCTCAGAGAAGGCCCTATCAAGAGAATGGATGTCGTCACGGCGCGCAGGGAAAGATATCCTCATCCCGGCGCTCTGCCGGAGGTCGAACCCGGAACGATCCGTGAGGATCTGTTCAGAAGGGATTTCACCATAAACGCGATGGCCATGGCTCTGAATCCAAATCGCTTCGGCCAGATCGTCGATCTCTACGGCGGGTTAAGGGATCTGAGAGAGGGGATCATCAGGGTTTTGCACGATATGAGCTTCATAGACGACCCCACCCGTCTTTTCAGATGCGTGAGGTTCGAAACGAGATACGACTTTGTCGTCGAGCCGCATACGAGTTCGCTGTTTAGGCGAGCGGTAGATGATGAGATGCCGTTCAAGGTCAGCAGACAACGCATCTGGCATGAGATGAGGCTCATACTGGCGGAGGATCTTCCCGAAAAGCCGATCAAAAGGATGCGCGAGGTGGGACTTCTTCGCTTCGTCAGCCCCGACGTGGACGCGTCCGATGAGACGATGCGCCTTTTCGGCGGGATACGTCGGGCGTTGGATCTGCTGCGCAAATCGGGGATCGAAGATGTGATAGATCTCCCTCTCGTGTATTTCGCCGCTATGATATGCCACTTTCATCTTGATGCCATCAGGGCGATCTGCCGGGAGTTCTCGCTCTCAAGGGAGGAGGAGCGGATATTGATGGATTCCAAGGAGATACTAGGCGTAGAGGTGGGAAGGAGCAGAAGCGAGATATACAGGGCGTTTGAGGGGAGGTCACCCGAGTCGCTACTATTTTTACTTGCCAAAACGGGTGATGAACGGGTAAAATCTTCTGTCGTCGAATACCTCAAAGAGCTCAGGCATATCGAGCCGATCGTATCGGGCGATGACCTCAAAAAGATGGGATTGAAGCCCGGGCCGATCTTCGGCGAGATATTGAGGGAGGCGTTTGACGCCCAGCTTGACGGCGAGCTGAAATCGAGGTATCAATTGAGGGAATTCCTGATCAGCAGGGGGTATATACGGTGTCGTTGA
- a CDS encoding site-2 protease family protein — MSLNIPNLILSFGFVIILLSFHEYAHATVASWLGDRTAEMAGRKTLNPAAHIDPFGTILLPLMLLLAGMPAFGGAKPVPVDLRSLRNPKRDHALIALAGPMMNILLAFGGVILIRLLLIKPTPLTVNLVSKILIIPVWISLYLAGFNLIPLPPLDGFNILLGILPRRHAYEFAKLERYSMPLLMGLIFIPYLLRIPNPVFIFIRGIAAGLFTIMTKMVGM; from the coding sequence GTGTCGTTGAACATACCGAATTTGATCCTTTCCTTCGGCTTTGTGATCATACTTCTCTCGTTTCACGAATACGCCCATGCGACCGTGGCGAGCTGGCTCGGGGACAGGACGGCGGAGATGGCGGGGCGTAAGACGCTCAATCCTGCCGCCCATATAGACCCTTTCGGCACGATACTGTTGCCTCTGATGCTGCTTCTGGCCGGCATGCCGGCCTTCGGCGGAGCGAAGCCCGTGCCGGTTGACCTCAGATCCCTGAGGAACCCAAAGAGGGATCACGCCCTCATAGCGCTGGCTGGGCCGATGATGAACATCCTGCTCGCCTTCGGAGGGGTGATACTGATAAGGCTGCTGCTCATCAAACCCACGCCCTTGACGGTGAACCTCGTGAGCAAAATATTGATCATACCGGTCTGGATAAGCCTCTATCTCGCTGGCTTTAACCTGATCCCGCTTCCCCCTCTGGACGGGTTCAACATACTTCTTGGGATACTGCCGCGCAGACATGCCTATGAGTTCGCGAAGCTCGAAAGATATAGCATGCCCCTGCTGATGGGATTGATCTTCATCCCATATCTCCTGAGGATACCGAATCCGGTTTTCATCTTTATCAGGGGCATAGCCGCCGGACTTTTCACGATTATGACTAAAATGGTCGGAATGTGA
- the trpS gene encoding tryptophan--tRNA ligase: MKRLVSGVRPTGYLHLGHLEGVLKNCVKLQEEYECFPFIADWHSLTDHLDTEMLREYTIQAAVDWLSAGIDPERSTLFVQSHVKEHAELMLLLAMVTPVPWTERTPSYRDMLQKLEGTRQSPSLGFLAYPVLMTADIIIYKAEVVPVGEDQLPHLELSREIVRRFNHLFGRKVFPEPEALLTEVPNLPGTDGRKMSKSYGNCIYLNDPPETIRKKVMQMVTDPQKIRKNDPGHPEVCTVFAYHRIYNSAEIDRIERDCRSGALGCVQCKRNMADALCTYLQPFHERRNYWSENLDEVRDILKECAHRARTIASQTMEEVREAIGLF, from the coding sequence ATGAAAAGACTCGTCAGCGGCGTAAGGCCGACGGGATATCTTCACCTGGGGCATCTGGAAGGGGTGTTGAAAAACTGCGTCAAATTACAGGAGGAGTACGAGTGTTTTCCCTTCATAGCTGATTGGCATTCCCTGACAGATCATCTCGACACGGAGATGCTGCGAGAGTATACGATCCAAGCGGCGGTGGATTGGCTGAGCGCCGGGATAGATCCCGAAAGGAGCACGCTCTTCGTCCAATCCCACGTCAAGGAGCACGCCGAGCTGATGCTGTTGTTGGCGATGGTCACGCCCGTGCCATGGACCGAAAGGACGCCGAGCTACAGGGACATGCTTCAAAAACTTGAGGGAACCCGCCAGAGCCCATCTCTCGGATTCCTGGCATATCCCGTTCTTATGACGGCGGACATAATCATCTACAAAGCCGAAGTCGTCCCTGTCGGCGAGGATCAACTGCCGCATCTGGAGCTCTCCCGTGAGATAGTCAGAAGGTTCAATCATCTCTTCGGAAGGAAGGTCTTCCCCGAACCCGAGGCGCTGCTCACGGAGGTGCCCAATCTGCCCGGAACGGACGGCAGGAAGATGAGTAAGAGCTACGGCAACTGCATATATCTGAACGATCCGCCTGAGACGATCAGGAAAAAGGTCATGCAGATGGTCACCGATCCGCAGAAGATCAGAAAGAACGATCCCGGTCATCCGGAGGTTTGCACCGTCTTCGCCTATCATAGGATATACAACTCAGCGGAGATCGATCGGATAGAAAGGGATTGCAGATCCGGAGCGCTGGGATGCGTGCAGTGTAAACGGAACATGGCCGACGCCCTGTGCACTTACCTCCAGCCCTTCCACGAGAGGAGAAATTATTGGAGCGAGAACCTGGATGAGGTCAGGGATATATTGAAGGAGTGCGCACACAGAGCCCGAACAATCGCCTCACAGACGATGGAGGAGGTCCGCGAGGCGATCGGACTGTTTTAG